From Flexistipes sp., one genomic window encodes:
- a CDS encoding metal ABC transporter solute-binding protein, Zn/Mn family: protein MRNKKTFLLIVVFLFQSTLTFASKSDNIAVSISPVAFIVQEIGGDKIDVLAMVPSDSNPHLYEPSVRRMISFSESSRFFSIGSDFEEVWLDRLLSLNNNMKVQSITQHLPVTSGINDPHVWMSPSNVKKMAEEVLSELIKMKPADKNFFKSNYNSFAAKLDNIINKIDKTTKKCETDKFLTVHPVLGYFASEFHLKQIAVEKHGQEPSARYLSSLMETIKEENIKFIFSQPQVSQQYVKVIVDETGIVAEVIDPLSNNLFIMFENILSVFNKYCR, encoded by the coding sequence ATGAGAAACAAAAAAACTTTTTTGCTTATTGTTGTATTTTTATTTCAGTCAACATTAACTTTTGCTTCAAAATCCGACAATATAGCAGTAAGTATTTCTCCTGTAGCATTTATTGTTCAGGAGATAGGCGGTGATAAGATAGATGTGTTGGCCATGGTGCCTTCGGATTCAAATCCTCATCTTTACGAACCGTCTGTGCGGCGGATGATTTCTTTTTCCGAAAGCAGCCGTTTTTTTTCCATTGGCAGTGATTTTGAAGAAGTGTGGCTGGACAGGCTTTTATCTTTAAATAATAATATGAAAGTCCAAAGTATAACACAACATCTGCCTGTTACTTCCGGCATTAATGATCCGCATGTTTGGATGTCACCGTCCAATGTGAAAAAAATGGCGGAAGAGGTTTTGTCAGAGTTAATCAAAATGAAGCCCGCAGATAAAAATTTTTTTAAAAGCAATTATAACTCATTTGCCGCAAAACTCGATAATATTATAAATAAAATCGACAAAACCACGAAAAAATGTGAAACGGATAAATTTCTTACTGTACACCCGGTGCTGGGATATTTTGCTTCGGAATTCCACCTTAAACAGATTGCGGTGGAAAAGCATGGTCAGGAGCCTTCGGCACGTTATTTGAGCTCTTTAATGGAAACTATAAAAGAAGAAAATATAAAATTTATTTTTTCCCAGCCTCAGGTTTCCCAACAGTATGTAAAAGTTATTGTTGACGAGACAGGTATTGTGGCGGAGGTAATAGACCCTTTGTC
- a CDS encoding TRAP transporter substrate-binding protein, with protein sequence MKHTKLLVLTFVLTLLFSFSAFAEPIVVKFSHVVANDTPKGKAAQYLKKIVEERTDGRMKVEIYPNASLYGDREAIEALQMNAIQLAAPSFSKFTGFVPELQIFDLPFLFNDNDHLHKVLDGEVGQKILKLVGQKGLVGLAYWDNGFKQISAKQRPLIKPSDAAGLKFRIMSSKVLEEQFKVIGANPQVLPFSEVYSALQQGVVDGQENTLSNIYTKKFHEVQNYMTLSNHGYLGYLLVSNKIFMNQLPEDLKKIFLGAVKDATEYARKIAKEVNQEYLKKIRESGKVEIIKLTPEQRQVWKEKMMEIYPEFYDVIGKDLIQKTLDAGK encoded by the coding sequence ATGAAACACACAAAACTTTTAGTATTAACCTTTGTATTAACATTGCTGTTTTCTTTTTCAGCATTTGCAGAGCCCATCGTGGTAAAGTTCAGCCATGTGGTGGCAAATGACACACCCAAAGGAAAAGCTGCTCAGTATCTGAAAAAAATTGTGGAAGAAAGAACTGACGGCAGGATGAAAGTTGAAATTTATCCTAATGCTTCACTTTACGGAGACAGGGAAGCTATTGAAGCACTGCAGATGAACGCCATTCAGCTTGCAGCTCCAAGTTTTTCCAAATTCACAGGTTTCGTTCCTGAACTGCAGATCTTTGATCTCCCGTTCCTTTTTAATGACAACGACCACCTTCATAAGGTACTTGACGGTGAGGTGGGACAGAAAATCTTAAAACTTGTAGGTCAAAAAGGTCTCGTGGGACTGGCTTATTGGGATAACGGTTTTAAACAGATATCCGCTAAACAAAGACCGTTAATAAAACCAAGCGACGCAGCAGGCCTGAAATTCAGAATTATGTCTTCAAAAGTTCTTGAAGAGCAGTTCAAGGTTATTGGTGCCAATCCACAGGTTTTACCTTTTTCTGAAGTGTACAGTGCGTTGCAGCAGGGTGTGGTCGACGGACAGGAAAATACACTCTCAAATATTTACACAAAGAAATTCCACGAAGTTCAGAATTATATGACTCTCAGTAATCATGGATATCTTGGATACCTTCTTGTTTCCAATAAAATATTTATGAACCAGCTCCCCGAGGATCTGAAGAAAATCTTTCTCGGTGCAGTGAAGGATGCCACAGAGTATGCAAGAAAGATTGCCAAAGAAGTTAACCAGGAATACCTGAAAAAAATCAGAGAATCAGGAAAGGTTGAAATTATTAAGTTAACTCCGGAACAGCGTCAGGTGTGGAAAGAAAAGATGATGGAAATCTATCCTGAATTCTATGATGTAATAGGAAAAGATCTTATTCAAAAAACTCTGGATGCAGGCAAATAA
- a CDS encoding TRAP transporter small permease, translating into MFDKIEKTKDIFVTSVMMITMSIATLVAFTNVVLRYVFNMSLVWAGELTSYLFIWSALFGAAYGFKIGMHIGVTALIQAIRPKVAKYILTVSLIITLLFMIVMVKWGYDLVMFNKMIGQVSVDLGIPFWLIYLCVPIAMAIAVYEILVKIIQILRTPGDDFHYETIMKGH; encoded by the coding sequence ATGTTTGATAAAATTGAAAAAACAAAGGATATTTTTGTAACTTCCGTAATGATGATAACTATGTCAATAGCCACACTTGTGGCTTTTACAAATGTTGTACTTCGTTACGTTTTCAACATGTCTTTAGTATGGGCCGGTGAACTCACATCATATCTTTTCATCTGGTCAGCACTTTTCGGCGCTGCCTACGGCTTTAAAATCGGAATGCATATTGGTGTAACTGCTTTGATTCAAGCAATAAGACCCAAAGTTGCCAAATACATCCTTACGGTGAGTTTGATTATAACGCTTTTATTTATGATTGTGATGGTTAAATGGGGTTATGATCTTGTTATGTTTAACAAAATGATCGGTCAGGTTTCTGTAGATCTTGGGATTCCTTTCTGGCTCATATATTTATGCGTCCCTATAGCCATGGCTATCGCAGTATATGAAATTCTGGTGAAAATTATTCAGATTTTAAGGACTCCCGGTGATGATTTTCATTATGAAACGATTATGAAGGGGCATTAA
- a CDS encoding TRAP transporter large permease yields the protein MDIISLFGLLVLFLLMGIPIAVSLGLSTTITMMLFTNQPSLIIAQKMFTSLDKFALMAIPLFILAGNFLSQGGAAKRIINFARSIVGHLPGGLPMSAIFACIIFAAVSGSSPATVAAIGSIMMGAIKEDGYSTRFSVGSIVCSGSLGIIIPPSIVLIVYGVTVDQSIGKLFMAGLVPGIFLGTMLMLVTYFAAVKNGHKRTKMAPLNEVWKSFKEASWGLFVIVIVIGGIYGGIFTPTEAAAVSAVYGFFVVKFIYRDLKWKQIPEVIKASASTAAMVMFIIANAMGFAYLLTIQQIPQDLAQWIIDMNFGPVMFLVFVNIMLLIAGNFMEPSSLIMIIAPLIFPVAMQLGIDPIHLGVIITVNMEVGMLTPPVGLNLFVASGISGLNIQEVIKASLPWFFVLIIGLLIITYIPQISLFLPNILYGG from the coding sequence ATGGATATTATCTCTTTATTCGGACTTTTGGTTCTCTTTCTGCTGATGGGTATACCGATAGCCGTATCCCTTGGTCTGTCCACCACCATCACTATGATGTTATTCACCAATCAGCCGTCACTTATAATTGCTCAAAAAATGTTTACATCATTAGATAAATTCGCATTGATGGCTATTCCTCTCTTTATACTAGCCGGAAATTTTCTGTCTCAGGGCGGCGCTGCCAAACGAATTATAAATTTTGCGCGTTCAATTGTGGGACACCTGCCCGGCGGTCTGCCGATGTCGGCAATATTTGCCTGTATTATTTTTGCAGCTGTCAGCGGTTCTTCACCTGCAACAGTTGCTGCAATCGGATCCATCATGATGGGCGCTATAAAAGAAGACGGTTACAGCACAAGGTTTTCTGTGGGCTCTATTGTTTGCTCCGGTTCCCTGGGAATAATTATACCACCCTCCATCGTACTTATCGTCTACGGGGTTACGGTTGATCAGTCGATAGGTAAACTTTTTATGGCGGGACTCGTACCCGGTATATTTCTGGGTACTATGCTTATGCTTGTCACCTATTTCGCTGCCGTTAAAAACGGACACAAACGCACCAAGATGGCTCCTTTAAATGAAGTATGGAAATCTTTTAAAGAAGCGTCATGGGGTCTTTTTGTGATTGTTATTGTGATTGGTGGTATTTACGGTGGTATTTTTACACCTACTGAAGCAGCAGCCGTATCAGCTGTTTATGGTTTTTTTGTAGTCAAATTCATATACAGAGATTTAAAATGGAAGCAGATTCCTGAAGTAATTAAAGCATCAGCATCCACGGCAGCCATGGTGATGTTCATCATCGCAAATGCAATGGGATTTGCATATCTGCTCACCATTCAGCAGATACCCCAGGATTTGGCGCAGTGGATTATTGATATGAATTTCGGACCTGTTATGTTTCTTGTTTTTGTCAATATAATGTTGTTAATTGCAGGCAACTTTATGGAGCCTTCCAGTCTGATTATGATAATAGCACCGCTGATTTTCCCGGTAGCTATGCAGCTGGGAATCGATCCTATCCACCTCGGTGTTATAATTACTGTAAATATGGAAGTGGGGATGCTCACACCCCCGGTGGGGCTGAACCTGTTTGTGGCAAGCGGAATTTCGGGACTGAACATACAGGAAGTAATAAAAGCTTCATTGCCATGGTTTTTTGTCCTTATCATTGGACTTCTGATAATAACATACATTCCTCAGATTTCACTCTTTTTGCCCAATATCCTTTACGGCGGTTAA